A genomic segment from Dethiosulfovibrio russensis encodes:
- the dtd gene encoding D-aminoacyl-tRNA deacylase: protein MRAVIQRVSRAAVSVDGVETGSIDRGFCVFLAVGQGDGQRQVRWLSDKIAGLRVFEDESGKMNLSLSEVVGEVLLVSQFTLYGDCRKGRRPSFVKSAPPDKAKELYEAFIEALKEKGLVVGTGVFQAHMVVDIVNDGPVTLIVDTPEDM from the coding sequence ATGAGAGCAGTTATCCAGAGAGTCTCCCGAGCTGCCGTATCGGTCGACGGAGTTGAGACCGGGAGTATCGACAGGGGCTTTTGTGTTTTTCTTGCCGTAGGTCAAGGAGATGGCCAGAGACAGGTCCGTTGGTTATCGGATAAAATAGCCGGATTGAGAGTCTTCGAGGACGAGTCTGGAAAAATGAACCTCTCCCTGAGCGAGGTGGTGGGAGAGGTTCTGCTGGTGTCCCAGTTCACCCTTTATGGAGACTGCCGTAAAGGGCGTCGTCCTTCTTTCGTTAAATCAGCGCCTCCCGATAAGGCGAAAGAACTCTACGAGGCCTTTATAGAGGCTTTGAAGGAGAAAGGTCTGGTAGTGGGGACCGGAGTCTTTCAAGCCCACATGGTCGTCGATATCGTCAACGATGGGCCCGTTACTCTAATAGTGGATACTCCGGAGGATATGTGA
- the yajC gene encoding preprotein translocase subunit YajC yields MNQTGQAGAMQMFFPLVIFVVIFYFFIIRPQKKRQKKHDELLGSLTRGDRVVTAGGFIGIVREVKDDSLILEIADGVKVRVLKGSVSSKMVTETPDAKKSVKDETTSEPKNDNTEDKGEDSDEAK; encoded by the coding sequence TTGAATCAAACTGGACAGGCGGGCGCGATGCAGATGTTTTTTCCTCTGGTGATATTCGTCGTCATCTTCTACTTCTTCATCATAAGACCACAGAAGAAGCGTCAGAAGAAGCACGATGAACTTTTAGGATCTCTAACCAGAGGGGACCGAGTAGTGACAGCCGGTGGATTCATCGGCATCGTGAGAGAAGTAAAGGACGATAGCCTGATCCTCGAGATAGCCGACGGCGTCAAGGTCAGAGTCCTTAAGGGGTCCGTTTCCAGCAAAATGGTTACTGAAACCCCTGATGCCAAGAAGTCGGTAAAGGACGAGACCACGTCCGAGCCCAAGAACGATAACACGGAGGATAAGGGCGAGGACTCAGACGAGGCGAAGTAG
- a CDS encoding rod shape-determining protein, giving the protein MGFFSGFLGNDVGIDLGTSNVVVYQCGEGIVLDEPSAVAVRKRKRGGQAEVIAFGHEAKAMAGKTPAGVSTIRPLKDGVIANFDMTEAIIRHFLQLTGGAGIKSRPRVVISVPAKVTEVEKKAVIDATLGAGAREAYVVDEPIAAALGAGLPIQEPIGSMILDVGGGTSEVAVLSLGGIVVNNSLRVAGDDMDDAIIAMLRQKHAILIGETTAESVKMEIGSALPTGEEIEIEVKGRDLADGLPKVATVSSAEIREALDPLVSRVEDMVKVALEQTPPELSKDIVDQGIVLTGGVCQLRGLDQRLSRALNAPVILCDDPLHSVAQGVGKILEDLNAMKKVLMSVEKGSR; this is encoded by the coding sequence GTGGGCTTCTTTTCTGGTTTTTTGGGCAACGACGTAGGTATCGATCTTGGAACGTCCAATGTCGTAGTCTATCAGTGTGGTGAGGGGATCGTTCTGGATGAGCCTTCCGCCGTGGCGGTTAGAAAAAGAAAAAGGGGCGGGCAAGCCGAGGTAATAGCCTTTGGGCACGAGGCCAAGGCCATGGCCGGAAAAACCCCTGCGGGAGTGTCCACGATAAGGCCCTTGAAGGACGGGGTAATAGCCAACTTCGATATGACCGAGGCAATAATACGTCATTTTCTCCAGCTTACAGGAGGGGCAGGCATAAAATCCAGACCCAGAGTAGTCATATCCGTTCCGGCAAAGGTAACAGAGGTGGAAAAAAAGGCTGTCATAGACGCGACCTTGGGAGCAGGAGCCAGAGAGGCCTACGTTGTCGACGAGCCGATCGCGGCGGCTTTGGGAGCGGGGCTTCCCATACAGGAACCCATAGGAAGCATGATTCTAGACGTAGGAGGGGGGACCAGCGAGGTCGCTGTATTGTCCCTCGGAGGTATAGTGGTTAACAACTCTCTGAGAGTGGCCGGTGACGACATGGACGATGCCATAATAGCCATGTTGAGGCAAAAGCACGCCATTTTGATAGGAGAGACCACAGCGGAGTCTGTGAAGATGGAGATCGGATCAGCTCTGCCTACGGGAGAAGAGATAGAGATAGAGGTAAAGGGCAGGGATCTAGCGGACGGCTTGCCTAAAGTAGCGACTGTCTCATCTGCCGAGATAAGGGAGGCGCTGGATCCTCTGGTTTCCAGAGTGGAGGACATGGTCAAGGTAGCCCTCGAGCAGACTCCTCCGGAGCTATCGAAGGACATAGTCGATCAGGGGATCGTCTTGACCGGTGGAGTCTGTCAGCTTCGTGGTTTGGACCAGCGTCTCTCAAGGGCTTTGAACGCCCCGGTTATCCTATGTGATGATCCGTTGCACTCCGTGGCTCAGGGAGTCGGCAAGATCCTAGAGGATCTGAACGCCATGAAGAAGGTATTGATGTCCGTGGAAAAGGGGAGCCGTTGA
- the secF gene encoding protein translocase subunit SecF translates to MNKAAEYRFNFMAFRKKAMVLSMVLLLVSLGSLFSRGLNLGIDFTGGNLVQLEFGSSVEVGEVRDVLAGVGQDKAVIQAYSDKGVIIRMKADEEDARRDVLNALKAKYDSVQVLRFEKVGPVVGSQLRKEAFIALGLALVGILIYITVRFQFRFAVVSVLALLHDSIITLGIFSLMGREISVTFIAAILTIVGYSLNDTIVVLDRVRENWKHLRGWGIDGLFNVSVNQTLSRTINTSLTTFLPVLAFYIWGGPVLSNFSFALMVGIVVGTYSSIYVASSILDEWFTKSPVKH, encoded by the coding sequence ATGAATAAAGCAGCGGAATATCGTTTTAATTTTATGGCTTTTCGTAAAAAAGCCATGGTTTTGAGCATGGTTTTACTGTTGGTGAGCTTAGGCTCTTTGTTTTCCAGAGGTCTTAACCTAGGGATAGACTTCACCGGAGGCAATTTGGTCCAGTTGGAGTTCGGCTCTTCCGTAGAGGTTGGAGAGGTTCGAGATGTGTTGGCCGGGGTCGGTCAGGACAAGGCCGTTATACAAGCCTATAGCGACAAAGGGGTCATCATAAGGATGAAGGCCGACGAAGAGGACGCTCGACGAGATGTACTTAATGCTCTCAAGGCTAAATACGACTCTGTCCAGGTCCTTCGATTCGAAAAGGTGGGACCTGTGGTAGGTAGTCAGCTCCGCAAAGAGGCTTTCATCGCTCTCGGGCTCGCTCTGGTGGGGATATTGATCTACATCACTGTTCGGTTCCAATTTCGTTTTGCCGTGGTCAGTGTTTTGGCCCTTCTCCACGATTCTATAATAACCCTGGGAATATTTAGTCTCATGGGAAGAGAGATATCGGTCACCTTTATAGCGGCGATTCTGACCATCGTGGGATATTCCCTGAACGATACCATAGTGGTTCTCGACAGGGTGAGGGAGAACTGGAAACACCTAAGAGGCTGGGGAATCGACGGCCTTTTCAATGTATCGGTAAACCAGACTTTGTCCAGGACGATAAATACCTCGCTTACCACGTTCCTTCCCGTTTTGGCCTTCTACATATGGGGAGGCCCGGTCCTGTCGAACTTTTCATTTGCCCTCATGGTAGGGATAGTAGTGGGGACCTACAGTTCCATCTACGTGGCCAGCTCGATACTGGACGAGTGGTTCACCAAATCTCCGGTCAAACATTAG
- a CDS encoding MBL fold metallo-hydrolase has product MKWKRFPLGSLWTNGYLLWDDDGVGFFVDPGGDPTDVFEWVDQHGIDVKAIVLTHGHGDHIAGAAAMSERFGSDVWIHREDEEMLCDRDKNLSSNLGTECPAVVATGYLEEGVPLSVGRMDLQVIHTPGHTRGSCCVIVQDGNDRLLLAGDTLFARSIGRTDLPGSVPGLMSGSLERVASLDDDLIVLPGHGPETTIGTERRENPFLS; this is encoded by the coding sequence ATGAAATGGAAGCGTTTTCCCTTGGGATCTCTTTGGACGAACGGTTATCTTCTCTGGGATGACGATGGAGTTGGCTTCTTCGTCGATCCCGGAGGAGACCCGACGGATGTGTTCGAATGGGTTGATCAACACGGTATAGACGTCAAGGCCATTGTATTGACCCACGGACATGGAGATCATATAGCCGGTGCCGCCGCGATGTCAGAACGGTTTGGTTCTGACGTATGGATTCACAGAGAGGACGAAGAAATGCTCTGCGATAGGGACAAAAACCTCTCTTCCAATTTGGGAACCGAGTGCCCTGCGGTCGTTGCCACGGGATATCTTGAGGAGGGGGTTCCCCTTTCCGTAGGACGGATGGATCTTCAGGTGATCCACACTCCCGGACATACAAGAGGGAGCTGCTGCGTTATCGTTCAAGATGGCAACGACAGGCTTCTTTTGGCGGGAGACACCCTTTTCGCCAGGAGCATAGGAAGGACCGATCTTCCGGGAAGCGTGCCGGGACTGATGTCCGGATCGCTGGAAAGGGTAGCTTCATTGGACGACGATCTTATCGTGCTTCCAGGCCACGGTCCGGAAACTACCATAGGGACCGAGAGGCGGGAAAACCCGTTCCTGTCATGA
- the secD gene encoding protein translocase subunit SecD: MLRKDRWRLTLVAVVVIAALASVFPIKGRIHLGLDLKGGAHIVLQAKGTDENPLTGDSVERLLAVLRNRVDQYGVSEPLIQREGQDRVIVDLPGVENPEQALELIGKTALLEFRQVVQATSALPPKAQRENYDSDEEYQTAVSRWNEVKVDRDELESRLRSEASSKSGAVVGSDEAGRIYLLGPVYVGGKDLKDAKATYDNLGRPVVSLEFNDDGSKLFDSATAENVGNQIAIVLDGTVVSAPVVQERISGGAAQISGRFTPEEARNLAIMLRAGALPVPVDVLENRSVGPTLGADSINSGLKAGLIGCALVILFMLLYYRILGIAADIALSVTILILFALLISFKATLTLPGIAGIILTIGMAVDGNILIFERIKEEYRDGKTPFASLDSGFKKAFKTILDANVTTLIAAAVLYYFGSGPIRGFALTLAFGIVASVFSAVLVTRVLLQVMVSHNSIPSLARRK, from the coding sequence ATGCTGAGAAAAGATCGTTGGCGGCTCACGTTGGTAGCCGTCGTCGTTATCGCCGCCTTGGCGTCGGTTTTCCCAATAAAAGGGCGGATTCATCTCGGACTCGACCTCAAGGGAGGAGCGCATATAGTTCTCCAGGCAAAGGGTACCGACGAGAACCCCTTGACCGGCGACAGCGTCGAAAGACTCCTTGCAGTCCTTAGAAACAGGGTCGACCAATATGGCGTATCCGAGCCTCTCATACAAAGGGAGGGGCAGGACAGGGTGATAGTGGACCTTCCAGGTGTGGAAAACCCTGAACAGGCTCTTGAACTGATAGGTAAAACCGCCCTTTTGGAGTTCAGACAGGTAGTTCAGGCTACCTCCGCTCTGCCTCCTAAAGCTCAGAGGGAGAACTACGATTCCGATGAGGAATACCAGACCGCCGTTTCAAGATGGAACGAGGTAAAGGTCGACAGGGACGAACTTGAAAGCCGTTTGCGATCGGAGGCTTCCTCCAAGTCTGGTGCGGTAGTGGGAAGCGATGAGGCCGGACGTATATACCTTCTTGGACCGGTGTATGTCGGAGGGAAAGATCTCAAGGACGCCAAGGCGACCTACGATAACCTGGGAAGGCCTGTCGTAAGCCTGGAGTTCAACGACGATGGCTCAAAGCTCTTTGACTCGGCGACAGCCGAGAACGTCGGCAATCAGATAGCCATAGTGCTCGACGGAACTGTGGTTTCCGCCCCGGTCGTTCAGGAGCGGATCAGCGGAGGTGCAGCCCAGATCTCCGGTCGTTTTACCCCGGAAGAAGCTCGCAACCTAGCTATTATGCTTCGTGCCGGAGCCTTGCCAGTTCCTGTCGATGTACTTGAGAACCGTTCGGTCGGGCCTACTCTGGGAGCGGACTCGATCAATTCGGGGCTTAAGGCAGGGCTTATAGGGTGTGCCCTGGTGATCCTGTTTATGTTGCTCTATTACAGGATCTTGGGGATCGCCGCCGATATAGCCCTATCGGTAACGATCTTGATCCTCTTCGCTTTGCTGATAAGCTTTAAGGCCACTCTCACCCTTCCCGGAATCGCCGGTATCATCCTTACTATAGGAATGGCCGTCGATGGCAATATATTGATATTCGAACGTATCAAAGAGGAATACAGAGACGGCAAGACTCCTTTCGCTTCGCTGGATTCGGGGTTCAAGAAGGCTTTCAAGACGATTCTCGATGCCAACGTGACTACGTTGATAGCGGCAGCGGTCCTCTACTATTTCGGAAGTGGACCTATTAGGGGATTCGCCCTTACTCTGGCTTTCGGAATAGTGGCCAGTGTCTTCAGCGCGGTTTTGGTGACCCGTGTCCTTCTCCAGGTCATGGTCAGCCATAACAGCATACCTTCTCTGGCTCGTAGGAAGTAA
- a CDS encoding single-stranded-DNA-specific exonuclease RecJ — protein MPTCTFDDIRLISIDDDILKIAGKMNCSDVVAAVLSSRGEDGPINIEDFRIGGIDESLSSLDLGPGVSEAADTWKRAVSSRSVLVYGDYDVDGIASTALAVELAGVSGASSVHYYLPHRQKEGYGVHLPLIRRALAQGVQTLIVTDCGSKDVEPLREAVDGGMAVIVFDHHSVDGDTIDLPAFVNPQRGGSQEARNLCATSVLWCWAAVSSIVSRRWLEERLDLVALATVADCVPMGKLNRVLVDKGLEMLRNTRRSGIKELYARLGVSTAVLDEETLAMKVIPCLNAAGRMDVADLALSIVLGTGNVAGDVDRLDALNRRRKDLSADISSSIAEKIERDMEHVLYDDRWPVGVLSAIASRLCHSYEKGFALAAPSGNGIKGTLRVPEGANAVGILSELDDMLTAWGGHPYAAGFSVDPSRWGKLSSRLSEKLRSIVPERTVETVIDYDLSRFDMALWRDLRTIGPFGQLNPFPCFFIPRRGGERLLPLGKGEIHCKIDVGSGFLIAFNGAEQHRDMDNIAGWLYRPRLNQWKGRINLQFLVEKIVLSC, from the coding sequence TTGCCTACCTGTACATTCGACGACATTAGACTTATATCCATAGATGACGACATCCTGAAAATAGCAGGGAAGATGAACTGCTCGGATGTCGTAGCAGCTGTCTTGAGTTCCAGAGGAGAAGATGGCCCGATAAATATAGAGGACTTTCGCATCGGAGGTATCGATGAATCTTTGTCCTCTCTGGACCTCGGTCCCGGAGTATCAGAGGCTGCGGATACATGGAAAAGAGCTGTCTCAAGTCGTTCCGTTCTGGTCTACGGCGATTACGATGTAGACGGGATAGCTTCCACTGCCTTAGCGGTGGAATTGGCAGGAGTCTCCGGTGCCTCTTCGGTTCATTACTATCTTCCTCACAGACAGAAAGAAGGATATGGAGTACATCTTCCCCTGATCAGAAGGGCTTTGGCTCAAGGGGTCCAGACCTTGATAGTCACCGATTGCGGTTCCAAAGACGTAGAGCCCTTGAGGGAGGCGGTCGATGGCGGTATGGCCGTCATCGTTTTCGATCATCACTCGGTGGACGGAGATACGATCGATTTACCCGCCTTCGTAAATCCACAAAGAGGCGGTTCTCAGGAGGCCAGAAATCTCTGCGCTACATCCGTTCTCTGGTGTTGGGCCGCTGTCTCGTCCATCGTTTCCAGAAGATGGTTGGAGGAGAGATTGGACCTTGTGGCCTTGGCTACCGTGGCCGACTGCGTGCCTATGGGCAAGCTCAACAGAGTCTTGGTCGACAAGGGGCTTGAGATGCTCCGAAACACGAGACGATCGGGAATTAAGGAGCTTTATGCTCGTCTAGGGGTCTCTACCGCCGTATTGGACGAAGAGACCTTGGCGATGAAGGTTATTCCCTGTCTCAACGCCGCGGGGCGAATGGACGTGGCCGATCTGGCCCTTTCTATCGTTCTCGGAACGGGAAACGTGGCAGGTGACGTCGATAGGCTGGATGCCTTGAATCGCAGGAGAAAAGATCTGTCCGCAGATATCTCTTCGTCTATAGCCGAAAAGATAGAGAGAGATATGGAGCACGTTCTCTACGATGATAGATGGCCAGTGGGGGTGTTGAGCGCCATAGCCAGTCGTCTATGCCATTCCTATGAAAAGGGATTTGCACTGGCGGCACCTTCAGGAAACGGAATAAAGGGGACCTTGAGAGTCCCTGAGGGAGCCAACGCCGTCGGGATATTGTCCGAACTGGACGATATGCTCACCGCATGGGGTGGGCACCCATATGCAGCGGGGTTTTCCGTCGATCCCTCTAGATGGGGAAAACTGTCCTCCAGACTTTCGGAGAAACTCAGATCCATAGTTCCTGAACGGACCGTAGAGACCGTCATAGACTACGATCTTTCCCGTTTCGATATGGCATTGTGGAGGGATCTACGTACCATAGGACCTTTCGGGCAATTAAACCCGTTCCCATGTTTTTTTATCCCTAGGCGGGGAGGGGAAAGACTTTTGCCTCTCGGAAAAGGGGAAATCCACTGTAAAATCGACGTGGGGTCAGGTTTTCTGATAGCTTTCAACGGAGCCGAACAACATCGAGATATGGATAATATAGCTGGATGGCTATATAGACCCCGACTCAATCAATGGAAAGGTAGAATAAATTTGCAATTCTTGGTGGAGAAGATAGTCCTATCCTGCTAA
- a CDS encoding JAB domain-containing protein: MTEDQLPRERLFSNGATALNDVELLAILLRTGGGGEDVLGLSESILDGFGGLGGLTRASVKEYLSFKGIGNAKAASLAAAVEIGRRLAIYNGRDPSRPLSWRDELRNIQVRLSDEPREFIVAIFLGDRERFLSKEMISFGGPDGASLDIRHFMRVAVRLDAYGVVLVHNHPDGSLESSAEDRTLTRIVRERLDALGIRFHGHYIVSRLGIAAVE, encoded by the coding sequence ATGACCGAGGATCAGCTTCCGAGAGAAAGGCTTTTCAGCAACGGAGCAACGGCTCTGAACGATGTCGAGTTGCTCGCCATATTGTTGAGGACTGGCGGAGGCGGGGAAGATGTCCTCGGCCTTTCCGAGTCCATATTGGATGGATTTGGAGGTTTGGGAGGCCTTACCAGAGCGTCGGTAAAAGAGTATCTTTCCTTCAAGGGCATAGGGAATGCAAAGGCGGCCAGTCTTGCAGCCGCCGTCGAGATAGGTAGGAGATTGGCTATCTATAACGGCCGTGATCCGTCCAGACCTCTCTCCTGGAGGGACGAGCTGAGGAATATCCAGGTACGTCTTTCCGACGAGCCCAGAGAGTTTATCGTGGCTATCTTTCTAGGAGATAGAGAGCGTTTTCTATCCAAGGAGATGATCTCCTTTGGAGGTCCTGACGGAGCTAGTTTGGATATCAGGCATTTCATGAGGGTCGCAGTTCGTCTGGATGCCTACGGAGTGGTTCTGGTGCACAATCATCCCGACGGCTCTTTGGAAAGCAGCGCCGAAGACAGAACGCTTACCCGGATTGTTCGCGAAAGACTGGACGCATTGGGTATTCGATTTCATGGCCACTATATAGTCTCCAGGCTGGGTATAGCTGCGGTGGAGTAA
- a CDS encoding redox-sensing transcriptional repressor Rex, with protein sequence MKVAEPTVERLVQYRRLLDRMDRDKVQVISSKEIGDMLGFKASQVRKDLSYFGEIGKRGVGYNVDRLLKHVSDILSPPRKWNVGLVGVGRLGEALLDHKAFLSDKYEIVALFDVSDEKVGETFFGRPCFHVDDMPEKLEEMDIEILILTVPKDAAQRCVDAGTEKGQIKGVLNFSPSSVVAPPGLIVYSVDISVELEKLLFYLKHEGTESI encoded by the coding sequence TTGGTCCAGTATCGTAGACTTCTGGATCGTATGGACAGAGACAAGGTACAGGTAATCTCCTCCAAGGAAATAGGGGATATGCTGGGTTTCAAGGCCAGCCAGGTGAGAAAGGACCTATCTTACTTCGGAGAAATAGGAAAACGAGGCGTTGGGTATAACGTCGATCGACTTTTGAAACACGTATCCGATATACTATCTCCTCCTAGGAAATGGAATGTAGGCCTGGTCGGAGTAGGAAGGCTTGGAGAGGCCCTGTTGGACCATAAGGCCTTTTTGTCGGATAAATATGAGATCGTAGCGCTTTTCGACGTCTCGGATGAAAAGGTAGGAGAGACTTTTTTCGGACGGCCATGTTTTCACGTCGACGATATGCCTGAAAAACTGGAAGAGATGGATATAGAGATACTCATACTGACGGTTCCTAAAGACGCCGCACAAAGATGCGTGGATGCCGGTACGGAGAAAGGACAGATAAAAGGAGTTCTGAACTTCTCCCCTTCTTCCGTAGTCGCTCCTCCAGGTCTCATAGTGTACTCCGTCGATATTTCGGTAGAGCTGGAGAAACTGCTCTTTTATCTGAAGCACGAGGGAACCGAAAGTATATAA
- a CDS encoding RelA/SpoT family protein, whose product MTNETDKSPSKRELLSLRDSFMGRIPTSQRSVTVKFAWQELWSKVSRYLSKEELMELGEALIFAAEAHGEQKRGTGEPYIIHCVYVASILADMKMDVKTMEAALLHDCIEDTVVTKEALAERFGEEVGVLVDGVTKLGKLPFKSFEDYQAENLRKMFLVMAKDIRVVLIKLADRTHNMRTLGALRRDKQQRIAKETLEIYAPLAHRLGIYQVKRTLEDLAFKYYDPNMYYEIKKKVQKRLPEREATIKRAIDVLEEKLNSQGIDALIKGRAKHFYSILEKMNRKGLSVDQLYDLLAMRIIVDDITTCYTVLGIVHTIWKPIPGQFDDYIANPKNNMYQSLHTTVVGPSGEPLEVQIRTWEMHWLAEYGVAAHWRYKEGADKMDDLDAKLEWIRKAIEGGQETRPDEFMERLKDDVLTSDVFVFTPQGDVKSLPRGATPVDFAYAVHTQVGNQYVGAMVNNRIVPTDYELQNGDIVKVLTSSQGKPSRDWLKVAKSSKAKSKIRTYFKHLDSIAKAESLQRGRDLVDRELKKRLSGSEESPHSPEEITAALNRVARDMGYNNGDDVFFAVGSNNQSAGPIAARICSILSSHDGKSDLRGDGKGGFDKKDSNADIVVEGADGVLVSLANCCKPVPGDSIVGFATRVRGITVHRENCPNVSSVSSDRLISVAWGNTFKKRYDARILVEGLDRPGLFSDVAQAVTKAESSLLSVKANQIGGGQARMKLEVTVRNLEHLYAVIARINTVKNVIDVSRG is encoded by the coding sequence TTGACGAACGAAACCGATAAATCGCCCAGCAAGAGAGAGCTTCTATCCCTTAGAGATAGTTTTATGGGACGAATTCCCACGTCCCAAAGGTCTGTAACTGTAAAGTTTGCCTGGCAGGAGTTGTGGTCGAAGGTCTCCCGTTATCTTTCCAAGGAAGAGCTTATGGAGCTCGGCGAGGCCTTGATATTCGCTGCCGAGGCTCACGGTGAACAAAAGAGAGGAACCGGCGAACCCTATATAATTCACTGTGTCTATGTAGCATCGATACTTGCCGATATGAAGATGGACGTCAAGACCATGGAGGCCGCCTTATTGCACGACTGTATAGAGGATACCGTCGTCACCAAAGAAGCGCTGGCGGAACGGTTTGGCGAAGAGGTAGGGGTTTTGGTCGACGGGGTCACTAAACTGGGCAAACTTCCCTTTAAGTCTTTCGAGGACTACCAGGCAGAGAACCTCCGAAAGATGTTTCTGGTTATGGCCAAGGATATCAGGGTAGTTCTGATAAAACTGGCGGACAGAACCCATAACATGAGGACCCTAGGGGCCCTTCGGAGGGACAAACAACAGAGGATAGCCAAGGAGACCCTTGAGATATACGCACCTTTGGCCCATAGGTTGGGAATATATCAGGTCAAAAGGACTCTGGAGGACCTGGCTTTCAAGTATTACGATCCCAATATGTACTACGAGATAAAGAAGAAGGTCCAGAAAAGGCTGCCCGAGAGGGAAGCCACAATAAAGAGGGCTATAGATGTGCTGGAGGAAAAGCTCAACTCTCAGGGAATAGATGCCCTGATAAAGGGACGAGCAAAGCATTTCTACAGCATTCTCGAGAAGATGAACCGCAAGGGACTTTCTGTCGACCAGCTTTACGATCTTTTGGCGATGAGGATCATAGTCGACGATATCACGACCTGTTACACGGTTCTCGGAATAGTCCACACTATATGGAAGCCCATACCGGGGCAGTTCGACGACTATATAGCCAACCCTAAGAACAACATGTATCAATCGCTTCACACTACGGTGGTAGGTCCTTCCGGCGAGCCTTTGGAGGTTCAGATAAGGACCTGGGAGATGCACTGGCTGGCGGAATACGGTGTAGCGGCTCACTGGCGCTACAAAGAAGGTGCCGACAAGATGGACGACCTGGATGCCAAGCTGGAATGGATCAGGAAGGCCATAGAGGGCGGCCAGGAAACTCGTCCCGATGAGTTTATGGAGAGGCTGAAGGACGATGTCCTTACCTCCGATGTCTTCGTCTTCACCCCTCAGGGAGACGTGAAATCGCTTCCTAGAGGGGCTACTCCGGTAGATTTTGCCTACGCCGTACATACCCAGGTTGGAAATCAATACGTAGGAGCGATGGTAAACAACCGGATAGTTCCCACCGATTATGAACTTCAAAACGGAGATATCGTAAAGGTTCTTACTTCCTCCCAGGGAAAACCCTCTCGGGACTGGCTCAAGGTAGCGAAGAGCAGTAAGGCTAAATCCAAGATCCGGACCTATTTTAAACATCTGGATTCGATAGCCAAGGCGGAGTCCCTCCAGCGTGGCAGAGACCTGGTTGATAGAGAGTTGAAAAAACGCCTGTCCGGCAGTGAGGAGAGCCCTCATTCGCCGGAGGAGATCACCGCCGCTTTGAACAGGGTTGCCAGAGATATGGGTTACAATAACGGCGACGATGTCTTTTTCGCGGTGGGATCCAATAACCAGTCCGCAGGGCCGATCGCCGCTAGAATTTGTTCGATATTATCCAGCCACGACGGTAAGTCCGATCTGAGAGGCGATGGCAAGGGCGGTTTCGATAAAAAAGACAGCAACGCAGATATAGTCGTGGAGGGAGCCGATGGCGTACTGGTGTCTCTCGCTAATTGTTGTAAACCGGTGCCGGGAGACTCAATAGTTGGATTTGCGACCCGAGTTCGAGGGATAACCGTACATAGGGAAAACTGTCCCAACGTTTCGTCCGTTTCTTCCGATAGGTTGATCAGCGTCGCATGGGGAAATACCTTTAAAAAGAGATACGATGCCAGGATTCTGGTAGAAGGACTCGACCGTCCCGGACTTTTTTCAGACGTAGCTCAGGCGGTCACCAAGGCTGAGTCCAGCTTGTTATCCGTGAAAGCCAACCAGATAGGTGGAGGGCAGGCCAGGATGAAACTGGAGGTAACGGTCAGGAATCTGGAGCATCTTTACGCCGTTATAGCCAGGATAAATACCGTTAAAAACGTCATAGACGTGTCCAGGGGGTAA